From one Streptomyces sp. NBC_01478 genomic stretch:
- a CDS encoding nucleoside hydrolase, producing MTGQPIPVIIDCDTGVDDALALLFAVRHPGLDLRAVTCVAGNTDVDQVVRNTLIVLDHAGAGDIPVARGAARPLIEPARSAAHVHGQDGMGDMGLPDSARTPVDVDAVTLLRREILASPRPVTLIPTAPLTNIALLLRTFPEVTRNIERIVFMGGAVAVGNATPVAEFNVWHDPEAAAILLTAGVPITMYGLDVFERVQVPAADVQRLRESSAPRLKLAGDLLAHRDPVASGDPTPTGGLGDAGAVCAVADPGGLTTRLLPVEVSLAPGPSRGQTIVDRRPRHGESEIHDGAREQALVDVGLDVDVERYVKLWLGTVEA from the coding sequence GTGACCGGTCAGCCCATCCCCGTGATCATCGACTGCGACACGGGGGTCGACGACGCCCTGGCGCTGCTGTTCGCCGTCCGGCACCCAGGCCTGGACCTGCGCGCGGTCACTTGTGTCGCGGGGAACACGGACGTGGACCAGGTCGTACGGAACACGCTGATCGTCCTGGACCACGCCGGTGCCGGAGACATCCCGGTCGCGCGCGGTGCGGCCCGGCCGCTGATCGAACCGGCGCGGTCGGCCGCGCACGTCCACGGGCAGGACGGCATGGGTGACATGGGGCTGCCGGACTCCGCACGTACGCCCGTCGACGTGGACGCGGTGACCCTGCTGCGCCGCGAGATCCTGGCCTCTCCCCGCCCGGTCACCCTCATCCCCACCGCCCCGCTGACGAACATCGCGCTGCTCCTGCGGACGTTCCCCGAGGTCACCCGCAACATCGAGCGGATCGTGTTCATGGGCGGCGCGGTGGCGGTCGGGAACGCCACGCCGGTCGCGGAGTTCAACGTGTGGCACGACCCGGAGGCGGCGGCGATCCTGCTCACCGCGGGGGTGCCGATCACGATGTACGGGCTGGACGTGTTCGAGCGCGTCCAGGTACCGGCCGCCGACGTGCAGCGCCTGCGGGAGAGTTCGGCACCCCGGCTGAAGCTGGCCGGCGACCTCCTCGCCCACCGCGACCCGGTCGCCTCCGGCGACCCCACGCCCACCGGCGGCCTCGGCGACGCGGGCGCGGTGTGCGCGGTCGCCGACCCGGGCGGCCTCACCACCCGCCTCCTGCCGGTCGAGGTCTCCCTCGCCCCCGGCCCGTCCCGCGGCCAGACGATCGTCGACCGGCGCCCGCGCCACGGCGAGTCCGAGATTCACGACGGGGCACGCGAACAGGCCCTGGTGGACGTGGGGTTGGACGTGGATGTGGAGCGGTACGTGAAGCTGTGGCTGGGGACGGTCGAGGCGTAG
- a CDS encoding DUF4142 domain-containing protein, with amino-acid sequence MVVGGALSLTLVALAYPAMLGVTTVSSAPARVIANTQWGPLTEADRDFVVKVRAAGLWEYPVGQIGLKKGASPAVITASKHLIDGHAALDSTVRKIAPMLNITIPNQPSPQQQGFINTLNADSGKQFDTDFANILRVTHGSIFATIAKIRGTTENTLVRVLANQANATVLDHITVMEDTGLVNFSQVLFQETTPPKLPAVDLTPPPPAAGQPEVVLTPPVNSTTQPPVLPGEASPSATQTPTVG; translated from the coding sequence ATGGTTGTTGGGGGTGCCCTCAGCCTGACCCTCGTCGCACTGGCCTATCCGGCAATGCTGGGCGTGACCACGGTCTCCAGCGCTCCCGCACGCGTGATCGCCAACACGCAGTGGGGGCCGCTGACCGAGGCCGACCGGGACTTCGTGGTCAAGGTGCGCGCGGCAGGGCTGTGGGAGTACCCCGTCGGGCAGATAGGACTGAAGAAGGGGGCGAGCCCAGCGGTCATCACCGCGAGCAAGCACCTCATCGACGGGCACGCGGCGCTGGACTCCACCGTCCGCAAGATCGCACCCATGCTCAACATCACGATCCCGAACCAGCCCAGCCCGCAGCAACAGGGATTCATCAACACCCTGAACGCGGACAGCGGCAAGCAGTTCGACACGGACTTCGCCAACATCCTGCGGGTCACGCACGGTTCGATCTTCGCCACCATCGCGAAGATCCGCGGGACGACCGAGAACACCCTGGTGCGGGTCCTGGCCAACCAGGCCAACGCGACGGTTCTGGACCACATCACGGTGATGGAGGACACCGGACTGGTCAACTTCAGCCAGGTCCTCTTCCAGGAGACGACCCCGCCGAAGCTGCCGGCCGTGGACCTGACCCCGCCGCCGCCGGCCGCCGGCCAGCCGGAGGTGGTGCTCACCCCGCCGGTGAACAGCACCACCCAGCCGCCGGTCCTGCCGGGCGAGGCGTCACCCAGCGCCACCCAGACCCCGACCGTGGGGTGA
- a CDS encoding carboxymuconolactone decarboxylase family protein — protein MGARLNPFASPLAGKALKHFVAAGKVIEESSLPPVTQELVKIRASQINGCGFCTDMHTKDAAAAGETSVRLNLVAVWREATVFTDAERAALELTEEGTRIADASGGVSDEVWANAAKHYDEDQLMALVSLIALINSFNRMNVMLTMPAGDYKPGQYA, from the coding sequence ATGGGTGCTCGACTGAACCCCTTCGCCAGCCCCCTCGCCGGCAAGGCCCTGAAGCACTTCGTCGCCGCGGGCAAGGTCATCGAGGAATCGTCGCTGCCTCCCGTCACTCAGGAACTCGTGAAGATCCGGGCGAGCCAGATCAACGGGTGCGGGTTCTGCACCGACATGCACACCAAGGACGCGGCGGCCGCGGGCGAGACCTCGGTACGGCTCAACCTTGTCGCCGTGTGGCGCGAGGCGACCGTGTTCACCGACGCGGAGCGGGCCGCGCTGGAGCTGACCGAGGAAGGGACCCGGATCGCGGACGCGTCCGGCGGGGTGTCGGACGAGGTGTGGGCCAACGCGGCCAAGCACTACGACGAGGACCAGCTCATGGCGCTCGTCTCGCTGATCGCCCTCATCAACAGCTTCAACCGCATGAACGTCATGCTCACGATGCCCGCCGGAGACTACAAGCCCGGCCAGTACGCCTAG
- a CDS encoding DUF7144 family membrane protein — protein MTQQPHSTQQPHSPSAGGEEKQSAWSDSGGRPGQAPGTRGYGAPPSGGGLAAGGAVFAGVLMLMNGVIAVLQGISAIAKDDVYARVGDYIYSINLTGWGVILVCLGAVGLITGWGILRGMSWARVCGIVLASLSAILQFMFLPYAPIWSVIMIAVDVFVIWALAVHSPERSGARQ, from the coding sequence ATGACCCAGCAGCCGCACTCGACGCAGCAGCCGCACTCGCCGTCCGCCGGCGGCGAGGAGAAGCAGTCGGCCTGGAGCGACTCCGGCGGGCGGCCCGGCCAGGCCCCCGGCACCCGGGGCTACGGCGCGCCGCCGTCCGGCGGCGGTCTCGCGGCCGGCGGCGCGGTCTTCGCCGGCGTCCTGATGCTGATGAACGGCGTCATCGCCGTCCTTCAGGGCATCTCCGCGATCGCCAAGGACGACGTGTACGCCCGCGTCGGCGACTACATCTACAGCATCAACCTCACCGGCTGGGGCGTCATCCTGGTCTGCCTCGGCGCCGTGGGCCTGATCACCGGCTGGGGCATCCTCAGAGGCATGAGCTGGGCCCGCGTCTGCGGCATCGTCCTCGCGAGCCTCAGCGCCATCCTCCAGTTCATGTTCCTCCCGTACGCCCCCATCTGGTCGGTCATCATGATCGCGGTCGACGTGTTCGTGATCTGGGCACTGGCGGTGCACAGCCCGGAGCGGTCCGGGGCACGGCAGTAG
- a CDS encoding glycoside hydrolase family 13 protein produces MTDLSSHDPNWWRQAVVYQVYPRSFADADGDGLGDLKGVTERLTHLAALGVDALWLSPFYPSELADGGYDVADYRDVDPRLGTLDDFDAMVAEAHRLGLKVMVDIVPNHTSRLHSWFQEALAAGPGSAARGRYVFRDGRGEHGELPPTDWPSVFGGSAWRQLPDGQWYLHLFTPEQPDLDWDNEEVRDDFRTTLRFWSDRGVDGFRVDVAHALAKDLTEPLRDIGPLAANAEAILDSIPPGTHPYYDRDAVHEIYRDWRRTVFDTYTPPRMAVAEAWVPAARRALYARPDELGQAFNFEYLKAGWDADELREVITGSLATARAAGASATWVLSNHDVVRHASRLMLPPGTDPNTWLLSNGRTPPVDTAAGLRRARAATLLMLALPGSSYVYQGEELGLPEVADLPVEVLQDPIWEQQGHTHKGRDGCRVPIPWTRTGPSYGFGPGPAWLPQPASFGSYAVEAQDGTEGSTLELYRRALRLRRKLLEGESLTWAPESPPGVLQFARSEGWRCVTNLSDVPVALPPGEVLLSSEPAAGGGELGPDTTVWLGA; encoded by the coding sequence GTGACCGACCTGTCCTCCCATGACCCGAACTGGTGGCGGCAAGCCGTCGTCTACCAGGTCTATCCGCGCAGTTTCGCCGACGCGGACGGGGACGGTCTCGGCGATCTCAAGGGCGTCACCGAGCGCCTCACCCACCTCGCCGCCCTCGGCGTCGACGCCCTCTGGCTCAGCCCCTTCTACCCCTCCGAACTCGCCGACGGCGGCTACGACGTCGCCGACTACCGCGATGTCGACCCGCGCCTGGGCACCCTCGACGACTTCGACGCGATGGTGGCCGAGGCCCACCGGCTGGGCCTGAAGGTGATGGTCGACATCGTGCCCAACCACACCTCGCGGCTGCACAGTTGGTTCCAGGAGGCGCTGGCCGCCGGCCCTGGTTCCGCCGCCCGCGGCCGCTATGTGTTCCGCGACGGACGCGGCGAGCACGGTGAACTCCCGCCCACCGACTGGCCGTCCGTCTTCGGCGGCAGCGCGTGGAGGCAACTGCCCGACGGCCAGTGGTACTTGCACCTCTTCACCCCCGAACAGCCCGACCTCGACTGGGACAACGAGGAGGTGAGGGACGACTTCCGCACCACGCTCCGCTTCTGGTCGGACCGAGGCGTCGACGGCTTCCGCGTGGACGTGGCCCACGCCCTGGCCAAGGACCTCACCGAGCCGCTGCGCGACATCGGCCCGCTCGCGGCGAACGCCGAGGCGATCCTCGACTCGATCCCGCCCGGCACCCACCCCTACTACGACCGCGACGCGGTCCACGAGATCTACCGCGACTGGCGGCGCACGGTCTTCGACACCTACACCCCGCCCCGCATGGCGGTCGCCGAGGCCTGGGTCCCGGCCGCCCGCCGCGCCCTGTACGCCCGCCCCGACGAACTCGGCCAGGCCTTCAACTTCGAGTACCTGAAGGCTGGTTGGGACGCGGACGAACTGCGCGAGGTGATAACCGGCTCGCTCGCGACGGCCCGCGCGGCAGGCGCGTCGGCCACCTGGGTGCTGTCCAACCACGACGTCGTACGCCACGCATCGCGCCTGATGCTGCCCCCGGGCACGGACCCCAACACCTGGCTCCTGTCCAACGGCCGCACGCCACCCGTCGATACGGCGGCGGGCCTGCGCCGAGCCCGGGCCGCGACCCTGCTGATGCTGGCGCTGCCGGGTTCGTCGTACGTCTACCAGGGCGAGGAACTCGGTCTGCCCGAGGTCGCCGACCTGCCCGTGGAGGTCCTCCAGGACCCCATCTGGGAGCAACAGGGCCACACCCACAAGGGCCGCGACGGCTGCCGGGTGCCGATCCCCTGGACGCGGACCGGTCCGTCGTACGGCTTCGGGCCGGGTCCCGCGTGGCTGCCGCAGCCGGCGAGTTTCGGGTCGTACGCCGTCGAGGCACAGGACGGGACGGAGGGCTCGACCCTGGAGCTCTACCGCAGGGCATTGCGGCTGCGCCGCAAGCTGCTCGAAGGGGAGTCGCTGACCTGGGCCCCCGAAAGCCCGCCCGGGGTGCTGCAGTTCGCACGCTCCGAGGGCTGGCGGTGTGTCACCAACCTGTCGGACGTGCCGGTCGCCCTGCCGCCGGGGGAGGTGCTGCTGAGCAGCGAACCGGCGGCAGGGGGCGGTGAGTTGGGTCCTGACACGACCGTGTGGCTGGGGGCGTAG
- a CDS encoding DUF6445 family protein produces the protein MPPLPPQPRRTARQAPLPVLPYRKPTKGRDYWVLNDVLPDVDSVRERCLAKDDWVKGYPYTSETWPGLRTMPGLEPSELGRIERLVKQATGAKELWVQKAPGGGTLNHNCIQVVGKGESEPRPHTDSRSLCRYAAVLYLNPSVPKDCGTSFYRQHLPGGRLGGNVVQAPHNNLVDALGTRFVAPDAFEEDVRVPHKYNSLLLYHANLVHSATDYHGSTLEEKRMTAVFFWMA, from the coding sequence ATGCCACCACTCCCCCCACAGCCCCGGCGGACGGCCCGTCAGGCCCCGCTCCCCGTCCTCCCGTACCGCAAGCCCACCAAGGGCCGTGACTACTGGGTGCTGAACGACGTGCTCCCGGACGTGGACTCCGTACGGGAACGGTGTCTCGCGAAGGACGACTGGGTGAAGGGGTATCCGTACACGTCGGAGACCTGGCCGGGGCTGCGCACCATGCCGGGGCTGGAGCCGTCGGAGCTGGGGCGGATCGAGCGGCTGGTGAAACAGGCCACCGGGGCAAAGGAGTTGTGGGTGCAGAAGGCGCCCGGCGGCGGGACGCTCAACCACAACTGCATCCAGGTCGTGGGGAAGGGCGAGAGCGAGCCCCGGCCGCACACCGACTCCCGCTCCCTGTGCCGGTACGCCGCCGTGCTGTATCTCAACCCCTCCGTGCCGAAGGACTGCGGGACCAGTTTCTACCGGCAGCACCTGCCGGGCGGACGGCTCGGCGGCAACGTCGTGCAGGCCCCGCACAACAACCTCGTCGACGCCCTCGGGACGCGCTTCGTCGCGCCGGACGCCTTCGAAGAGGACGTACGCGTGCCGCACAAGTACAACAGCCTGCTGCTCTACCACGCCAACCTCGTGCACAGCGCGACCGATTACCACGGCAGCACGCTGGAGGAGAAGCGGATGACCGCCGTCTTCTTCTGGATGGCCTGA
- a CDS encoding LAETG motif-containing sortase-dependent surface protein yields the protein MSIASRVTVRRLLGTGAASLALAAASVGAASGAWAHGGGGDGWESGGHYRPGSGAGTVTETEGCQFSLNGTDFFPSVKVDDQNLKPTDDGKVHIKVRTAGDAATCTASLASYIAHGPTFATSGQQVFVDFDTVTVKKGQTDSLDIAVPDEGCFAQIDLYRGAVKYDGNPAAGDGLVHGDLPKGPDHTVIKDKLIAAWNGGTKDCTTTESQPPSPSAPASVPPSAPESTPPASESSTPTPSASESTPESATPTPSDSESTTPPAAPSPNGGGGGDLAETGGGSNTGALVGGAAVLLAGGAAIVVATRRRRAAQS from the coding sequence ATGTCCATAGCGAGTCGTGTCACCGTGCGTCGCCTGTTGGGGACAGGCGCCGCCTCCCTCGCCCTCGCCGCAGCCTCCGTCGGCGCCGCCTCCGGTGCCTGGGCCCACGGCGGCGGCGGTGACGGCTGGGAGTCCGGCGGCCACTACCGGCCCGGCTCCGGCGCCGGCACGGTCACCGAGACCGAGGGCTGCCAGTTCTCGCTGAACGGCACGGACTTCTTCCCCTCCGTCAAGGTCGACGACCAGAACCTGAAGCCCACCGACGACGGCAAGGTCCACATCAAGGTCCGCACCGCCGGTGACGCCGCCACCTGCACCGCCTCGCTCGCCTCGTACATCGCGCACGGCCCGACCTTCGCCACCTCCGGCCAGCAGGTCTTCGTCGACTTCGACACGGTGACCGTGAAGAAGGGCCAGACCGACTCGCTCGACATCGCGGTGCCGGACGAGGGCTGCTTCGCGCAGATCGACCTCTACCGCGGCGCGGTCAAGTACGACGGCAACCCCGCCGCCGGCGACGGCCTCGTTCACGGCGACCTGCCCAAGGGCCCCGACCACACGGTCATCAAGGACAAGCTGATCGCGGCCTGGAACGGCGGCACGAAGGACTGCACGACCACCGAGTCCCAGCCCCCGTCCCCGTCGGCCCCGGCCTCGGTCCCCCCGTCGGCCCCGGAGTCCACCCCGCCCGCGTCGGAGTCCTCGACCCCGACCCCGAGCGCCTCCGAGTCGACCCCGGAGTCCGCCACCCCGACCCCGTCCGACTCCGAGTCGACCACTCCCCCGGCGGCCCCCTCGCCCAACGGCGGTGGCGGTGGTGACCTCGCGGAGACCGGCGGCGGCAGCAACACCGGCGCGCTGGTCGGCGGGGCCGCGGTCCTGCTGGCGGGCGGGGCGGCGATCGTGGTCGCGACGCGTCGCCGGCGGGCTGCGCAGTCGTAA
- the thrS gene encoding threonine--tRNA ligase, which yields MSREEFTMYDHRRLGRELGLFDTDPLMGAGLPYWLPDGATVRHELEEYVRELERAAGYRHVYSPVLGKRELYEISGHWSHYSDDMFPPMELGAEQVVLRPSLCPHHALIYRSRSHSYRELPLRIAELGGMYRSELSGVLGGLTRVRAIQLNDAHIFCTLDQAVEEARTALALIARAYADLGIRASRYRLSLPGEDVSAEGGKYVADPALWERATALLREVLDGSGVAYESAAGEAAFYGPKIDVQIADAAGREATLSTVQIDFHQPERFDLHYIGADGAKHRPVMVHRSIIGSVERAVAHLLEEHGGAFPPWLAPVQLVVLPVSEAQAAQAYDLVEQARARGLRAEVSVEGSLGARVRAARLVPYQAVIGEREAAADLVAVRLRDGRRVEPLSSAGLLHAVGARVEARGTALWADA from the coding sequence TTGTCCCGCGAGGAGTTCACCATGTACGACCACCGACGTCTCGGCCGCGAACTCGGCCTGTTCGACACCGACCCGCTGATGGGTGCGGGACTGCCGTACTGGCTGCCCGACGGTGCGACCGTGCGGCATGAACTGGAGGAGTACGTACGGGAGTTGGAGCGCGCGGCCGGATACCGGCACGTGTACTCGCCGGTCCTCGGCAAGCGGGAGCTGTACGAGATATCCGGGCACTGGTCGCACTACAGCGACGACATGTTCCCGCCGATGGAACTGGGCGCGGAGCAGGTCGTCCTGCGCCCCAGCCTCTGTCCCCACCATGCCCTCATCTACCGTTCCCGCTCGCACAGTTACCGCGAACTGCCCCTCCGTATCGCCGAGTTGGGCGGCATGTACCGCTCCGAACTCTCCGGTGTGCTCGGCGGACTGACCCGCGTCCGCGCCATCCAGCTCAACGACGCGCACATCTTCTGCACCCTGGACCAGGCCGTCGAGGAGGCCCGCACCGCCCTCGCCCTCATCGCCCGCGCCTACGCCGACCTCGGCATCCGCGCCTCCCGCTACCGCCTCTCCCTGCCGGGTGAGGACGTCTCCGCCGAGGGCGGCAAGTACGTTGCCGATCCGGCCCTTTGGGAGCGGGCCACCGCGCTGCTGAGGGAGGTCCTGGACGGATCGGGTGTCGCCTACGAGTCCGCCGCGGGCGAAGCCGCCTTCTACGGCCCGAAGATCGACGTCCAGATCGCGGACGCGGCCGGCCGCGAGGCCACCCTCTCCACCGTCCAGATCGACTTCCACCAGCCCGAACGCTTCGACCTGCACTACATCGGAGCCGACGGCGCGAAACACCGGCCGGTGATGGTGCACCGCAGCATCATCGGGAGTGTGGAACGGGCGGTGGCGCATCTGCTGGAGGAGCACGGGGGCGCGTTCCCGCCGTGGCTGGCGCCGGTGCAGTTGGTGGTCCTGCCGGTGTCGGAGGCGCAGGCGGCACAGGCGTACGACCTCGTGGAGCAGGCCCGCGCCCGCGGACTGCGCGCCGAGGTGTCCGTCGAGGGCAGCCTCGGCGCCCGGGTCCGGGCGGCACGACTCGTCCCGTACCAGGCGGTGATCGGTGAACGGGAGGCCGCCGCGGACCTGGTCGCCGTACGACTGCGGGACGGTCGCCGTGTCGAACCGCTGTCGTCCGCCGGACTCCTGCACGCCGTCGGCGCGCGGGTCGAGGCGCGCGGCACCGCGCTGTGGGCGGATGCGTAA